In Amia ocellicauda isolate fAmiCal2 chromosome 3, fAmiCal2.hap1, whole genome shotgun sequence, the DNA window GGGGCAAGGAGCTTTTTGGAGACCTCGGCCGGTGGCCTGGATGCGCAGTGTAGAGGCGGGTGGGCGGGGGCAGGGAGCCGTGTTGTGAATCTCAAATGGCagctgtagtgtttcatttcccTCGCTGCCACACAATCCCCATGTCTCCCAACACAACATTACGAGCAACCCCAGGATCTTCATTTCACTACACATAATGCAGCTTCGTAGATTTGTCTTGTACTAGCAATGTGCTGCTGTCACTTGATACCATGCTGCACAAGAGAGACTTGCTATGTTCAGATCTAGAAGAAGATCATATTAAAACATGTTCACACTTCTCGTGCCTTTTGGTAATGTGTATTACATGCACCGCATTACCAGTCTCGCTTACAACCTTGCATTTCACCCGCCCTTATCAACAATAGCCCCTATTGACAGTACATACGCGAGCATTTTGATGGTGATACATGAACATCCATTCCACGCCAtgtctaaaaaaacaacaaaaaaacataccgTGCTGTTATGTCTTTAATTGGTTAAGATCAGACCCTGCCGAGATAACTAGTTAATGGCTCCCTCTGATGGATAGTAGTGGCTCCgttttggtgtatatatatatatatatatatatatatatatatatatatatatatatatatatatatttttttacaaaatcaGTGTTTATTATTGTAGTTATGGCTGTGTGGCTTTAACTTTTTGCATATAAATAGTTAGCATTTTGTACATATGATTTTGTGCATGATTGTTAACACATTCTTGTCCTATTAGGTTTTAAGTGACAAATGAAGTGTAAGGACAATGGATGAAGATGGGCTTGATCTGAATGCACAGGAGCCGAAGATCATTTTTGATCGATCAGGTAATGATAACAAAATGATCCTCCATAGACTGTAGTTTGAGCCCAGCTGTAATATGTAACTGTTTTTAACCCCTGAACACTATCACTGCATAGAACTGAATTTGTTAACTGACCCTTTCCTTCCCGTTTGGATTGATTTCTAAATTCCCTGTGGCAAGCGTAGTCAAATCAGTCCATTCCAGTTCAGGATTTTGCACAAGCAGCTTATTATAGATTATGCAATTAATAACATTGTTATGGAGCTGCTTGTATCAAATGTTTCTCCTAGAGTGTCTATGAAGAGCTGGTATTTGGTGATAGTCTCAAGTATCTATTGCAGTGAGCGAGGAAAGGGATAAAGAGCATGCAATTTATAACAAAGTAAAGATCATCTAAAGCCTGTTTTCATGACAGTTcagcctttttttaaatttatccCCCCCAGTGGcgaaataataattaatcctGTTGTGTTGATTGTCCAGAGGCAGACGTGAGCGGCCATATTTCTGCGGGGGAGATTGTGGTGGAGCTGCAGGAGACAGTGTTTGTGTCGGGGGTGGATGGCTCCGATGTGTCCGTCCACAACTTCAGCCCTGAGGACCTGGACTCGGTGGTCATCCAGGATGCCATCGAAGACGTGGTGGCAGAGTACGTGCAGTGCGAGGACTCGGAGGCCGTGCTCATCGCCGAGGAGATGCTGGAGGCCGGCGTCGGGGAGGGGGACTCcgtggagcagtgtgtgatcCCTGTAGGCAGCATGGTGTCTGAGGTGGAGACGGGGGCTGGGTGCACGGTGCAGGACAACGTCCTTGACGGAGATTGCATCGCGGAGCCTGAGGACGAGGCTGTGACAGACGCCGACGGCTCCCTCGCAGATATCCCAGTGGAGGCGCTGCAAGTAGACGTGGTCCCTGAGGAGGTCCTGGTGTCAAACTGTGCCCCCCAGGATGGCATGGACCCTGGgcaggaacagggctcctgtgAGAATTACCTCATGATCTCCTGTAAGTGCAGAAGATGAAATTGAAGGAGTGAAATGACCGCAGTCCCACATATGGTTAAAGGATAAATAGAATGTTTTTTCACACACTCTTAAAATACACTAAATATATATCCaaaacttttgtttgtttgcagtgGATGAGGCTAACAAGATGGTGCAGGATGGCAGTGAGGAGATCGCAGTAGGCCATGGCATGGAAGAGCAGAGCCAGCTGTCCAAGGACGACAGTGGGGAGGTCATCAAAGTGTACATCTTCAAGGCCGACTCGGGAGAAGATGATCTCGGTAAGACTTCATAATCCCTACCTTCCCAAGATACATTAGCAGGGCCTTTGCAGAACTTCAAGAAGATTGTTCTGCCTGCTTTACAGTGgccataataaatacatattctgtCCACCACCAGTTTAGGGTAGTAATAATCACACCCCAGCCACAGGAACAGTTTGGATTACAGAATTGCCTAGACAGGCTTTACATTGTGATGTCCGATTGCCACCAGGGGGCACTGTAGACATTGAAGAGAGTGAGGTGGAGAATGACCACGGGGTGCAGCTGCTGGAGCAGCACGGGCGCGGCCCCAGAGATAAGATGGTGTACATGACGGTGGGGGGCTCCCAGCACAGCGAAGTGGACCTCAGTAAGTGCCTGACTCCCCACATCTGTCTGCAGGAGGTCATGTCATGTCCTGTTATTTGTTATATTTCCCATGTTATAGGTTATGTTATTGTATGTTATGCGTTCATCTGCCTGTAACAAGACGACCCATAGTCTTGATCATTGTACTGTAAAGACGcttaaataacaaacacaaatgctGGTATCTGTATTGGTGCATGTTGTACTCATTCCATGTTTTGTTTAACCTGTAACCAGGTGTCCGTAGTGCATCGGTAGCTTTTTGTATCAATAAGACTCCTGAGGGAGCAGTCCAGGTATCTCTCTCGCTCTGCGTGGCGTTTCCCACTTCAGCTCTTCTCCATATCCTATAAACGTTGTTGTGATTGCTGGCGCTCCACAATTTGATCATGAGCGTCCAGTCCTAACATGCTCTCTCTCCGTCTGTGTTGCCCAGATGTGGCTGAGATGGCAGATGAAGTGTACATGGAGGTGGTGGTCGGGGGAGAGGAGGCGGTAGCACACGAGAGACAGTTTGACAACACCGTCCTGAGTAAAGACTTCATGCCAGTGGCCTGGGCAGCTGCCTATGGTGAGCGGCTTACATTCTTGCTCAATTTAGCATTTAAAATTTAACTTTAATTGTCAGTTAGGGTTATATTTTGTCTTGTTCTATGGCTATGGTTAGGGTAACTAGTAAATGTATACTTCCATTGGCTTTAGGATCAGATTTCTGCTGGGTTCACTTTCATGGGGTGGATTGGGATTCTGCCTATTAGCTAGTAAGTCCTAACAATAGCCAAACCCCATCCCTAGCcaacaaaatatgaaactaAGCTTAATCCTCCTTTCATCCTGTCCTAGTCTAGCCCCTAGAATGCAAGCACAATCCGTCAGTCAGGCGTGCAGAATTAGTGGCTCGAAAATTAAAgttctttgtgtctgtgtctctgctctGCGCTGGGACAGGAAACGATGAGAGCGAGGGCTGCGAGAACCGGAATGGCGCAGCTAGTGCTCTGCTGCACATCGATGACTCGGTCAGCCCCGCAAAGGTGACCAAGCAGAAGACCAAGCAGAAGAGGAGGATTGATGCCAGGCAATTCCAGACAGGTACGGCCATATGGTTCCGGCTGTTTGATTGAGCTGACTTGGGCTTCTGCTGGAGCACAGCTTCAGGGCAGTTTCGTACATCCACAAAGTGCTAAAAGTCCTTCCCTTGCAGCTTGATGTTCATAATTAGTCATTTGATAGCCTTAGGTTTTCTAATTCATGAATTTgtttcccctctttctctccctagCAATTATAATAGGGCCTTATGGGCAGCCTCTGACTGTCTATCCCTGTGTCCTTTGTGGCAAGAAGTTTAAGTCCCGAGGGTTTCTGAAGAGGCACATGAGAAACCACCATGAGGTTGTGAACAAGAAGAAGTACCAGTGCACTGACTGTGACTTCACCACCAACAAAAAGGTCAGCCTGCACAACCACATGGAGGTCCACAAGCTGACCAGCAAAGCAGAGAAGGCTGTGGAGTGTGAAGAGTGTGGGAAGGAGTTCTTCCATGCAGGGGCACTCTTCACCCACAAGGCACTGCACAGAGACAAAGGGGCCAGCAAGATGCACAAGTGCAAGTTCTGTGACTACGAGACGGCCGAGCTGGGCCTGCTGAACCGACACCTGCTGGCTGTGCACAGCAAAAACTTCCCCCATATCTGCGTGGACTGTGGGAAGGGCTTCCGCCACCCCTCAGAGCTGAAGAAACACATGAGGACCCACACGGGGGAGAAGCCGTACCAGTGCCTGTACTGTGAGTACAGGTCGGCCGACTCCTCCAACTTGAAGACGCACATAAAGACTAAGCACAGCAAGGAGATGCCCTACAAGTGTGAGCGCTGCTTCCAGACCTTCTCGGAGGCCGAGGAGCTGTTGACCCACGCCTTGAGCCACGAGGAGGCGAAGACGCACCCGTGCGCACACTGCGACCACAAGAGCTCCAACTCCAGCGACTTGAAGCGGCACATCATCTCGGTGCACACCAAGGACTACCCCCACAAGTGCGACGTGTGCGCCAAGGGCTTCCACCGGCCCTCCGAGCTCAAGAAGCACATGACATCCCACCGCAGCAAGAAGCTGCACCAGTGCCGGCACTGCAACTTCAAGATCTCCGACCCCTTCGTGCTCAGCCGGCACATCCTGTCGGTGCACACCAAGGACCCGCCCTTCGCTGGCAAGCGCCGCAAGAGGACCTTCGGGCCGCGGGCGGAGCTGAAGAAAGGCGGCAGCAAGGTCCACCGGGAGCGGCGTGTCTACCAGTGCCAGTACTGCGACTACAGCACCTCCGACGCCTCTGGCTTCAAGCGCCATGTCATCTCCATCCACACCAAGGACTACCCCCACCGCTGCGAGTACTGCAGCAAGGGCTTCCGCCGGCCCTCCGAGAAGAACCAGCACATCATGAGGCACCACAAGGACATGGTGGTCGTTGAGTGACAGCGGGCAGAGGTGCCCACTCGCCAGGGCTGCGGTGCATCGCAacaatgccccccccccccccatgttgAGTAGTAATTCATTGGGAATATACGTGTGCATAAGCGTGTGTCATACCAcgtaaaacaacaaacaaacaacatccTAAAATGCAAGCAGTCTTAACAAAACAGCTGCAACAGAACTGACCGTATACAAACCTCTCGGCCTGGTACAGCCAGCAGGTCGGACCCCTGATCGCACGTGGAGCACTTAGCCAGTTTCAGACATTGTGGTTGCCCCTTAACACATGCTCCACTCTCAGTGTGATTGTGGTTGAAGGGAACTGCCTCCTAGTGTGGGTAAACCTCACTGTCATCGCCACAGACTTGGTGCTAAACCCtccattgttaatgttgttgttgctgtaattcttctgttcttttttctttttcccttggCGTTTCACAATCAGTCTTGTactctgtttttcctttttcctgtcCTTGTTGTGAAAGCGTACATGGCAGGGGTGGCAGCAGATTCTACAATGCCCTTCCCCAGATCTATGTAACAAGTATACAGTTGTAGTTTGCAGGTGTTCACACCCTTTGTTTGAAACAGTGTCATTAAGTGATTGATCTAGTTTGATAAAGTACATCTTTGTTCATCAAAGGAAATTATTCCCCAtaaagcatttgttttaaatgatgcTTGTGTTTACATCACACTACCACTTTGTATATTGAAGGCCATTCATTTCAGGTATCATTCTCCCCAAGGGTTTGCactttattgtgtgtttgtccATCAGTAAGA includes these proteins:
- the LOC136746578 gene encoding zinc finger X-chromosomal protein isoform X2; its protein translation is MDEDGLDLNAQEPKIIFDRSEADVSGHISAGEIVVELQETVFVSGVDGSDVSVHNFSPEDLDSVVIQDAIEDVVAEYVQCEDSEAVLIAEEMLEAGVGEGDSVEQCVIPVGSMVSEVETGAGCTVQDNVLDGDCIAEPEDEAVTDADGSLADIPVEALQVDVVPEEVLVSNCAPQDGMDPGQEQGSCENYLMISLDEANKMVQDGSEEIAVGHGMEEQSQLSKDDSGEVIKVYIFKADSGEDDLDVAEMADEVYMEVVVGGEEAVAHERQFDNTVLSKDFMPVAWAAAYGNDESEGCENRNGAASALLHIDDSVSPAKVTKQKTKQKRRIDARQFQTAIIIGPYGQPLTVYPCVLCGKKFKSRGFLKRHMRNHHEVVNKKKYQCTDCDFTTNKKVSLHNHMEVHKLTSKAEKAVECEECGKEFFHAGALFTHKALHRDKGASKMHKCKFCDYETAELGLLNRHLLAVHSKNFPHICVDCGKGFRHPSELKKHMRTHTGEKPYQCLYCEYRSADSSNLKTHIKTKHSKEMPYKCERCFQTFSEAEELLTHALSHEEAKTHPCAHCDHKSSNSSDLKRHIISVHTKDYPHKCDVCAKGFHRPSELKKHMTSHRSKKLHQCRHCNFKISDPFVLSRHILSVHTKDPPFAGKRRKRTFGPRAELKKGGSKVHRERRVYQCQYCDYSTSDASGFKRHVISIHTKDYPHRCEYCSKGFRRPSEKNQHIMRHHKDMVVVE
- the LOC136746578 gene encoding zinc finger X-chromosomal protein isoform X1; the encoded protein is MDEDGLDLNAQEPKIIFDRSEADVSGHISAGEIVVELQETVFVSGVDGSDVSVHNFSPEDLDSVVIQDAIEDVVAEYVQCEDSEAVLIAEEMLEAGVGEGDSVEQCVIPVGSMVSEVETGAGCTVQDNVLDGDCIAEPEDEAVTDADGSLADIPVEALQVDVVPEEVLVSNCAPQDGMDPGQEQGSCENYLMISLDEANKMVQDGSEEIAVGHGMEEQSQLSKDDSGEVIKVYIFKADSGEDDLGGTVDIEESEVENDHGVQLLEQHGRGPRDKMVYMTVGGSQHSEVDLNVAEMADEVYMEVVVGGEEAVAHERQFDNTVLSKDFMPVAWAAAYGNDESEGCENRNGAASALLHIDDSVSPAKVTKQKTKQKRRIDARQFQTAIIIGPYGQPLTVYPCVLCGKKFKSRGFLKRHMRNHHEVVNKKKYQCTDCDFTTNKKVSLHNHMEVHKLTSKAEKAVECEECGKEFFHAGALFTHKALHRDKGASKMHKCKFCDYETAELGLLNRHLLAVHSKNFPHICVDCGKGFRHPSELKKHMRTHTGEKPYQCLYCEYRSADSSNLKTHIKTKHSKEMPYKCERCFQTFSEAEELLTHALSHEEAKTHPCAHCDHKSSNSSDLKRHIISVHTKDYPHKCDVCAKGFHRPSELKKHMTSHRSKKLHQCRHCNFKISDPFVLSRHILSVHTKDPPFAGKRRKRTFGPRAELKKGGSKVHRERRVYQCQYCDYSTSDASGFKRHVISIHTKDYPHRCEYCSKGFRRPSEKNQHIMRHHKDMVVVE